TCGGTCACGGCCGATACGTTCGAGACCGAGCCGGTCGCGACGCGGCGCGTCGCGACCTCGCCAGCGAGCCGTCCCGCGTTCGGGTCCTTCTCGGGTTCGGAACCTTCTTTATCGACGTCAGTGAGTAACGATCCACGATGGCAGTACTCTGGCTCGACGCGGTCGGCAAGGACGACATCGACGCCGTCGGCGGCAAGGGGGCGTCGCTCGGCGAGCTCGCGGGGGCCGGCCTGCCCGTGCCACCGGCGTTCGTCGTCACGGCGGGGACGTATCGCTCGTTCATCGAGGAGACCGGTATCGACGAGGACCTCTTCGCGGCGGTCGACGTCGACTCCGACGATTCGAGCGCGCTCGCGACGGCGGCCGAGCGCGCCGAGGAGCTCATCCTCGGGACCGAGATGCCCGAGGAGCTGCGCGAGGAGATCCTCGAAACCTACGGCAACCTCGACGACGGGGAGGCGTTCGTCGCCGTTCGGTCCTCGGCCACGGCGGAGGACCTCCCCGACGCCTCGTTCGCGGGCCAACAGGAGACCTTCCTCAACGTCACCCGCGACGACCTCGTCGAGCGGGTGAAGGAGTGCTGGGCCTCGTTGTTCACCCAGCGCGCGATCTACTACCGCGAACAGCAGGGCTTCGAACACCGCGCCGTCGACATCGCCGTCGTGGTCCAGCGGATGGTCGACGCCGAGAAGAGCGGTGTGATGTTCACCTCACACCCCTCGACCGGCGCGCCCGAGGTCATCGTCGAGGCGGCCTGGGGGCTCGGCGAGGCGGTCGTCGCGGGCGAGGTCTCGCCCGACAACTACCGGATCGACCGCGAGACCAGCGACGTGGTCGAGACCACGGTCGCCGACAAGAAGACGATGTGCGTCAAGGACGTCGAGACCGGCGAGACCACGATGCAGCCGGTGCCCGACGAGAAGCGCGAGGCCCAGGTGCTCGACGACGACGAGATCGAGAGTCTGGTCGCGATCGGCGAGCAGGTCGAAGGCCACTACGGCGACCCCCAGGACGTGGAGTGGGCGATCATCGACGGTGAGGTGTTCATGCTCCAGTCCCGGCCCATCACGACCATCGCCGACGACACCGAGAGCCAGGCGGGCGTCGCCGACGGCAGCGGCGTCGCGACCCAGTCGGAGTCGAACGGCTCCGGGAGCGACGTCATCCTGACGGGCCTGGGTGCGAGCCCGGGGGCCGCGAGCGGGGACGTGGCGGTCGTCCGCGAGCTCGACCAGCTCGACAAAGTAGGCGAAGGCGACGTGATCGTCACCGAGATGACGACGCCGGACATGGTGCCCGCGATGAAGCGCGCCGCCGGTATCGTCACCAACGAGGGCGGGATGACCTCCCACGCCGCGATCGTCTCGCGCGAGCTCGGGGTGCCCGCCGTCGTGGGCACCGGCACGGCCACCGACGAACTCGAGGACGGCCGGCGGATCACGATCGACGGCGACAAGGGCACCATCCGGGAGGGCGCGGCCACAACCGACGAGCGCGACGCGGTCGAGGAGGTCCGCCCGCAGGCCCCGGTCAAGCCGATGACCGCGACCGAGGTGAAGGTCAACGTCTCGATCCCCGAGGCCGCCGAACGCGCCGCCGCGACGGGGGCCGACGGGGTGGGGCTGCTCCGGATGGAGCACATGATCCTCTCGACGGGCAAGACGCCGGAGAAGTACATCAACGACCACGGCGAGGACGCCTACATCGAGGAGATCGTCCAGGGGATCCAGGGCGTGGCCGACGAGTTCTACCCCCGCCCCGTACGGGTCCGAACCCTCGATGCGCCCACCGACGAGTTCCGACAGCTGGAGGGCGGCGACGACGAACCCAACGAACACAACCCGATGCTCGGCTATCGCGGCATCCGCCGGAGCCTCGACCGACCCGACGTCTTCGTCCACGAACTCGAGGCCTTCCGCCGGCTCTACGGCATGGGCTACGACAACGTCGAGGTGATGTTCCCGCTCGTCAACGACGTCGAGGACGTGATCCGGGCGCGGAACATGCTCGAAGAGGTCGGCATCGACCCCGAGAAGCGGTCGTGGGGTGTGATGGTCGAGACGCCGGCGAGCGCGCTCTGCGTCGAGCAGATGGCCGACGCCGGTATCGACTTCGCCTCGTTCGGCACCAACGACCTCACGCAGTACACCCTCGCGGTGGACCGCAACAACGGCCAGGTCGCCGACCGCTTCGACGAGCTTCACCCGGCGGTGTTGGAACTCATCGGCCAGACGATCGCGACCTGCCGCGAACACGACGTCGCGACCAGCATCTGCGGCCAGGCCGGCTCGAAACCACAGATGGTCAAGTTCCTCGTCAACGAGGGCGTCTCGTCGATCTCCGCGAACATCGACGCCGTCCGCGACGTCCAGCACGAGGTCAAACGCGTCGAGCAGAAACTCGTTCTCGACACCGTCCGATAGGCCGACCACGCGGTTCGTCCGAGTTCACGCGGTTCTCCAGATTCCACGGTTCGTGATAGCACGTTCCGGTCCGGAACACCACACTTAGGTGCGATACATACCCAGGATCGGCCGTGACGTACCTCCCGCCGGTCGTCCTGCCGATTCTCGTCGGACACGTTCTCCAGTTCGGCGGTCTCGAACACGCGGTCGAGACCGCGTCGGGACCGTTCGGGCTGGTGATCGTCGCGGTCTACTCGTTCCTCATCGCGATCGCCCTGCCGCTGCCGAGCGAGGTCGTCCTCCTCGCGGCCCGCTCGGGGCTCGGGTTCGGGTTTCCGGGCACCGTCGACCTCGCCATCGTGATACTCGTGAGCGGGCTCGGCAAGGCCGCCGGCAGCGTCGCCGCCTTCGCGCTCGGCCAGGAGGCCAAACGCCAGTCGGGTCCGGTCATCGACCGCCTCCGGGAATCGAGGTTCGACATCGTGGAGTGGTCCGAACGCCGAACGGTCGAGCTCGCCAGGGAGTACGGCTATCTCGGGCTCGCGCTCGCGCTCTGTGTCCCCTTCTTCCCGGATACGATCTCGATCTACGCCTTCACGGTGCTCGAAGAGGACTACGCGAAGTTCGCGGCCGCGACCTTCGTCGGCAGCGTCGGTCGGCTGCTGGTGGTCGCGGGCGTGCTCGCGCCGTTCTTCTCGCTGTGAAGCCCGTATCGCCGTTCTCGCTGAGAAAGCCGCACCGCCCGTCCGTTCTCGCGACGATCCGGCGGACGGAATGGCGGACGAGCACGGGTCCCGTCGTGGACGCGCGTACCGCAACCCGGATTAGGTCGTCGGCACTCGTTTCCCCATGG
This sequence is a window from Halococcus hamelinensis 100A6. Protein-coding genes within it:
- the ppsA gene encoding pyruvate, water dikinase, with the protein product MAVLWLDAVGKDDIDAVGGKGASLGELAGAGLPVPPAFVVTAGTYRSFIEETGIDEDLFAAVDVDSDDSSALATAAERAEELILGTEMPEELREEILETYGNLDDGEAFVAVRSSATAEDLPDASFAGQQETFLNVTRDDLVERVKECWASLFTQRAIYYREQQGFEHRAVDIAVVVQRMVDAEKSGVMFTSHPSTGAPEVIVEAAWGLGEAVVAGEVSPDNYRIDRETSDVVETTVADKKTMCVKDVETGETTMQPVPDEKREAQVLDDDEIESLVAIGEQVEGHYGDPQDVEWAIIDGEVFMLQSRPITTIADDTESQAGVADGSGVATQSESNGSGSDVILTGLGASPGAASGDVAVVRELDQLDKVGEGDVIVTEMTTPDMVPAMKRAAGIVTNEGGMTSHAAIVSRELGVPAVVGTGTATDELEDGRRITIDGDKGTIREGAATTDERDAVEEVRPQAPVKPMTATEVKVNVSIPEAAERAAATGADGVGLLRMEHMILSTGKTPEKYINDHGEDAYIEEIVQGIQGVADEFYPRPVRVRTLDAPTDEFRQLEGGDDEPNEHNPMLGYRGIRRSLDRPDVFVHELEAFRRLYGMGYDNVEVMFPLVNDVEDVIRARNMLEEVGIDPEKRSWGVMVETPASALCVEQMADAGIDFASFGTNDLTQYTLAVDRNNGQVADRFDELHPAVLELIGQTIATCREHDVATSICGQAGSKPQMVKFLVNEGVSSISANIDAVRDVQHEVKRVEQKLVLDTVR
- a CDS encoding YqaA family protein, translated to MTYLPPVVLPILVGHVLQFGGLEHAVETASGPFGLVIVAVYSFLIAIALPLPSEVVLLAARSGLGFGFPGTVDLAIVILVSGLGKAAGSVAAFALGQEAKRQSGPVIDRLRESRFDIVEWSERRTVELAREYGYLGLALALCVPFFPDTISIYAFTVLEEDYAKFAAATFVGSVGRLLVVAGVLAPFFSL